The DNA segment ATATCACCTACCTTACAGCTATGAGCTATGCTGAACAGATACGCGCCGAACTACCGGATCGCTATTTTCACGGATTTTCTGCCGAGGAGCAGCAGCTGCATCGCAGCGCGCTTGAACAGCTGGGGCCTGACGGACTGGTGTCGGTGCGGGTTGACCCGCAGCCGATGGGCGCCAGCGGGATCGACAACGGGGCAGGCACCGGGGCCGACAATGGGGCCGGGGTTCGTATAACTGTTATCGCCTTTGACGTTCCGGGCTTGTTCGCGGTGCTTGCCGGTACACTCGCGGTGATGGGCTGCGACATAACCGCCGGCATCAGCTGTACCACCAGACCGGGATCCACCGACGGGTTTCGCCGGCTGGAAAGTCAGCGCCGCCGCATTATCGATGCCTTTAGCGGCAGCCTGGCGCCGGGACTGGACTACGAGGTCTGGGCGGTACAGTTTGAAACCCGGGTGCGGCGGGTGATAGAGCGTTTGAGCGAGGACCCGCAAAACACCGAGGTCAGGAGCGAGCTGGTACAGTCAGTGGCAGAGGTGCTTGCCGACCGCAGCGGTGCCCGGCGGGCGGCCCTGCCGCCGGTGACAGCGTCGGTAGAGGTGCTGGAAAGTGGTACCCGTATCTCGATCACCTCCGCTGATACGCCGTTCTTTCTGTACTCGGCAGCTGGGGCCCTCAGTCTGCACGGGGTCTCGATAGAAGGTGTGGAGATTCATACCCGGGATGGACAGGTCCAGGATGTGTTTGAGCTGGTTGACCGCTTTGGCCGCCCGATACGGGACAAGGACGAGCTTGATCACCTGCGGTTCTCGCTGGTGTTCACCAAACAGTTTACCTATCAGCTCACCGAAGCGCCGGATCCGTTCTCCGCGCTGCAGCGTTTTGATCAGCTGATGCAGGACTTGATGCGGGTGTCGCGTGACGCCGACATGCGGGATGCTCTGACAGATCCTGGCCTGCAGGAGGAGCTGGCGCGATTGCTGGGGGCCAGTGATTTTCTCTGGGAGGATTTTATCCGGCGGCAGCAGGATCAGATTCTGCCAATGCTCAGCCGGGAATCACGCGGCCGGATTCTGAGTCTGGACGAGGCTCGTGTCGGGATGGAGTTGGACGAGGCCCTGGAGGATGTCAGCGACTACGACGAGCAGATCGACCGATTGAACGAGTTCAAGGATCGCGAGATCTTTCTTATTGATATCGATCACATACTGCATCCGGATCTGGATTTCTTTTTCCTGAGCAGGCGGCTGGTCCGGCTTGCCGAGGAGGTTATCCGGGTGGCCCTGGAGCTTACCTATGATGCCTATGTCGCCCGCTACGGTGTCCCGCGTACCGCCGGGGGCATGGCAGTTCCGTATGCCGTTTTCGGGCTGGGAAAGCTGGGCGGTGAGGCCCTTGGGTATGCATCCGACCTGGAGGTTTTGTGCCTCTACGCCGACGCCGGCGAAACAGATGGGGCCGAACAGATATCCAATCGTATGTTTTTCGAGCGGATGTTCAGCGATGCCCTGCGGGCGATTCGGGCCCGCAAGGAGGGGATCTTCCAGGTGGATCCCAGGCTGCGACCGCATGGCGAGGACGGTCCCTTGGCCTGTACCCTCGACAGCTTTGTCTCGTACTATCAGCGCGGCGGCGGGGCACACAGCTACGAACGACTTGCCCTGATTCGCCTTCGCTGGATTGCCGGTGATCGGACAATCGGGACACAGGTTGAGCGCTTGCGGGATGAACTGGTGTACCAGTCAGACAGTATCGACCTGCAGGAGATTCGCGAACTGCGCTCGAAGCAGCTGGTGCATAAATCCCGGGAGGAGCGCTACAACGCCAAGTTCAGTCCGGGTGCCCTGGTCGATATAGAGTACAACGTGCAGATCCTGCAGGTGGAGCATGCCGCGTCCTACCCGGCGCTGCGAACCCCGCGGCTGCATGAGGCTTTGAAAGGGCTGCGCCGTGCCGGTGCCCTGCAGCGTGAGGAGGCCCAGACCCTGGTTGATGCGTACCGCTTCTTCCGGCATCTGATAAACGGTCTGCGTATGCTCCGCGGTAATGCCCTGGATCTCTTCCTGCCGGACAAACAGTCGGTTGAGTTTGCGCATCTTGCCCGGCGAATGGGGTACCGCGGCAGCGGTATCTCACCGGCCGAGAAGCTGTATGTCGAGTTCCAGCAGCGCTCTGCCGAGGTTCGCAGCATTATTGAGCGCCACCTCGGGCGCGGTGCCATTCCCGGCGACTTTGTGGGCAACGTGCTTGATCTGGTGCTGCGCAGCGATGTAGCG comes from the Spirochaeta africana DSM 8902 genome and includes:
- a CDS encoding glutamate-ammonia-ligase adenylyltransferase; translation: MSYAEQIRAELPDRYFHGFSAEEQQLHRSALEQLGPDGLVSVRVDPQPMGASGIDNGAGTGADNGAGVRITVIAFDVPGLFAVLAGTLAVMGCDITAGISCTTRPGSTDGFRRLESQRRRIIDAFSGSLAPGLDYEVWAVQFETRVRRVIERLSEDPQNTEVRSELVQSVAEVLADRSGARRAALPPVTASVEVLESGTRISITSADTPFFLYSAAGALSLHGVSIEGVEIHTRDGQVQDVFELVDRFGRPIRDKDELDHLRFSLVFTKQFTYQLTEAPDPFSALQRFDQLMQDLMRVSRDADMRDALTDPGLQEELARLLGASDFLWEDFIRRQQDQILPMLSRESRGRILSLDEARVGMELDEALEDVSDYDEQIDRLNEFKDREIFLIDIDHILHPDLDFFFLSRRLVRLAEEVIRVALELTYDAYVARYGVPRTAGGMAVPYAVFGLGKLGGEALGYASDLEVLCLYADAGETDGAEQISNRMFFERMFSDALRAIRARKEGIFQVDPRLRPHGEDGPLACTLDSFVSYYQRGGGAHSYERLALIRLRWIAGDRTIGTQVERLRDELVYQSDSIDLQEIRELRSKQLVHKSREERYNAKFSPGALVDIEYNVQILQVEHAASYPALRTPRLHEALKGLRRAGALQREEAQTLVDAYRFFRHLINGLRMLRGNALDLFLPDKQSVEFAHLARRMGYRGSGISPAEKLYVEFQQRSAEVRSIIERHLGRGAIPGDFVGNVLDLVLRSDVAEQEAEAFFAGRGFHEPLRAWKSIQALDGFASDGFRRLIVLAFDILVDQPDPDLALLHWRQLVERLDAGQHYATLASQPKRMEILFGLFGVSRFLSDILIQHPGFFDWVTEPATVARVRSLDELTSALRHDVETGLAQDPPVSARDSLRLFRKREMVRIGTRDLQIAVPLKYTLAEISNLAQAVVGVGVENVWQQRGRVAGAAPGSSAADPDNFCVLAFGKFGGGELNYSSDIDLVAIYRPSGDTRSELEQQEYTAVVRAIVAELNEYTSEGYAYRVDLRLRPFGASGDVVWSLPRILQYYRRDASLWEFQAMLKLRPVAGSLDLGEQFLYQVRQMLPGPDRKQEIVHTIKTMREEAVQQYRSKQLRLRPSTDAASRNQALAAALGELPSTDIKNGTGGIRDIEFLVQGLQLLNCCRSEEIMTGNTLEALRRLANAGVLPQDSAVALAEHYVFLRRLEHLLQIFEDRQVHGLPPDERALSRLARKCAGPQAGPVELLQLVAGHMVDVRRLYEDFLQ